Proteins from one Gossypium raimondii isolate GPD5lz chromosome 8, ASM2569854v1, whole genome shotgun sequence genomic window:
- the LOC105791634 gene encoding probable calcium-binding protein CML23, with translation MLSSCKTCWISLFKRVQLFLHVDRCNRRSKHRRLPSSCDVITSSFATMELSNQFKQVFKVMDANGDGKISSLELRQVLLRLGHEKSTASKAAEGMIREMDFNGDGFINLDEFMHAVVNTTSDGAISSCSSGEDDHLMDAFLIFDKDKNGFISAKELRNVLISLGFNKCSLKQCKRMIRGVDKDGDGFVDFKEFRLMMSAAERSS, from the coding sequence ATGCTAAGTTCTTGCAAAACCTGTTGGATCTCTCTGTTTAAGAGAGTTCAACTGTTCCTTCACGTCGACCGGTGCAATAGAAGATCAAAGCATCGCCGGTTACCATCGAGTTGCGATGTGATAACATCGTCCTTTGCTACCATGGAACTGTCAAATCAGTTTAAACAAGTCTTCAAAGTGATGGACGCAAATGGCGATGGGAAGATATCTTCATTGGAGCTTAGACAAGTGCTTTTACGCCTCGGACATGAAAAATCCACGGCCTCCAAAGCAGCGGAAGGTATGATCAGAGAAATGGATTTCAACGGCGACGGTTTCATCAATTTGGATGAGTTCATGCACGCGGTTGTCAACACCACCAGCGACGGAGCAATTTCTAGCTGCAGCAGCGGCGAGGACGATCATTTAATGGACGCTTTTCTCATCTTCGATAAAGATAAAAACGGATTCATCTCGGCCAAAGAATTGCGCAATGTTTTGATTAGCCTAGGGTTCAACAAGTGCAGTCTTAAACAGTGTAAGCGCATGATTAGAGGCGTCGATAAGGATGGAGATGGATTTGTGGACTTCAAAGAATTTCGATTAATGATGAGCGCCGCAGAACGCAGCAGCTGA
- the LOC105791632 gene encoding AT-hook motif nuclear-localized protein 22: MDPVTAHGRPLPPPFLTRDLHLNPQHQFQHHHNQQQQQQQSSEDEQSRGQKRDREETATTMGGGATDTSEGKELAVVPGAEGEITRRPRGRPAGSKNKPKPPIIITRDSANALRSHVMEIADGCDIMESVSTFARRRQRGVSILSGSGTVTNVTLRQPGAPGAVVTLHGRFEILSLSGSFLPPPAPPAASGLTIYLAGGQGQVVGGAVVGPLVASGPVVMMAASFGNAAYERLPLEEEEQPAAGPVPGSGPLGSPGSMVGQQQPPPPQQQQQLLQDPNGSFAQGLPPNLLNSVQLPAEAYWGTGRPSY; encoded by the coding sequence ATGGACCCAGTAACAGCTCATGGCCGCCCGCTTCCTCCTCCTTTCCTCACAAGAGATCTTCATCTAAACCCGCAACATCAATTTCAACATCACCACaaccaacaacaacaacaacagcaaAGCTCCGAGGACGAACAAAGCCGTGGCCAGAAACGAGATCGAGAAGAAACAGCCACCACCATGGGCGGCGGTGCCACCGACACGAGTGAAGGCAAAGAACTGGCTGTAGTCCCTGGGGCCGAAGGTGAAATCACGAGAAGACCACGAGGGAGGCCCGCGGGTTCCAAGAATAAGCCTAAGCCACCCATCATCATAACCCGTGATAGTGCCAATGCCCTCCGATCCCATGTCATGGAAATCGCAGACGGCTGTGATATTATGGAGAGCGTTTCGACTTTCGCCAGGCGAAGACAAAGAGGGGTTAGCATTTTGAGTGGGAGCGGAACCGTAACGAATGTGACCTTAAGGCAACCAGGAGCACCCGGTGCAGTCGTGACTTTACATGGAAGATTCGAAATTTTATCACTTTCTGGCTCGTTTTTACCTCCTCCAGCACCGCCGGCTGCATCGGGGTTGACCATATATTTAGCCGGCGGTCAAGGTCAGGTAGTTGGAGGAGCGGTGGTGGGTCCACTCGTTGCTTCAGGTCCAGTGGTGATGATGGCAGCTTCTTTTGGTAATGCGGCATATGAAAGGCTTCCATTGGAGGAAGAGGAACAGCCAGCCGCCGGACCGGTTCCAGGAAGTGGACCCTTAGGCTCACCAGGAAGCATGGTTGGTCAACAACAGCCGCCTCCGCCGCAGCAGCAGCAACAACTATTACAAGATCCAAACGGATCTTTTGCTCAAGGATTGCCACCAAATCTTCTAAACTCAGTCCAATTGCCAGCTGAAGCCTACTGGGGCACAGGTCGTCCCTCTTATTAA
- the LOC105791633 gene encoding brefeldin A-inhibited guanine nucleotide-exchange protein 2, producing MASSEADSRLSQVVARALEKIIKNASWRKHSKLAHQCKALLERLTSPSGSPLASPDSEPENSIPGPLHDGSAVEYSLFESEFILSPLINACATAFNKIVDPAVDCIQKLIAYGYLRGEADPSGGPEAQLLSKLIESVCKCHDLSDDAIELLVLKTLLSAVTSVSLRIHGDCLLQIVRTCYDIYLGSKNVVNQTTAKASLVQMLVIVFRRMEADSSAVPVQPIVVAELMEPIEKSDADGSMTQFVQGFITKIMQDIDGVLNPVTPSRVSLGGHDGAFETTAVETTNPADLLDSTDKDMLDAKYWEISMYKTALEGRKGELADGEADRDEDLEIQIGNKFKRDAFLVFRALCKLSMKTPPKEALADPLLMRGKIVALELLKILLENSGTVFRTSERFLGAIKQYLCLSLLKNSASTLMIVFQLSCSIFISLVSRFRAGLKAEIGVFFPMIVLRVLENVAQPNFQQKMIVLRFLDKLCLDSQTLVDIFINYDCDVNSSNIFERMVNGLLKTAQGVPPGVATTLLPPQEATMKLEAMRCLVAILRSMGDWMNKQLRIPDPYSTKRFEDVENSPEPGNVPMAILNGDEPAEGSDSHSEASNEASDVLTIEQRRAYKLELQEGISLFNRKPKKGIEFLIKANKVGDSPEEIAAFLKNASDLNKTLIGDYLGEREDLSLKVMHAYVDSFDFQGMEFDEAIRAFLQGFRLPGEAQKIDRIMEKFAERYCKCNPKAFTSADTAYVLAYSVIMLNTDSHNPMVKNKMSADDFIRNNRGIDDGKDLPEEYLRSLFERISRNEIKMKENDLSLHQKQSVNSNRILGLDNILNIVIRKRDEDQHMETSDDLIRHMQEQFKEKARKSKSVYYAATDVVILRFMIEVCWAPMLAAFSVPLDQSDDEVVITLCLEGFRYAIHVTAVMSMKTHRDAFVTSLAKFTSLHSPADIKQKNIYAIKAIVTIADEDGNYLREAWEHILTCVSRFEHLHLLGEGAPPDATFFAFPQDESEKSKQAKSTNLPVLNKKGPGKIQYAAASVMRGSYDGAGIGGNSAGAVTSEQVDNLVSNLNMLEQVGSSEMNRIFTRSQKLNSEAIIDFVKALCKVSMEELRSTSDPRVFSLTKIVEIAHYNMNRIRLVWSSIWHVLSNFFVTIGCSENLSIAIFAMDSLRQLSMKFLEREELANYNFQNEFMKPFVIVMRKSSAVEIRELIIRCVSQMVLSRVNNVKSGWKSMFMVFATAAYDNHKNIVLLAFEIMEKIIRDYFPYITETETTTFTDCVNCLVAFTNSRYNKDISLNAIAFLRFCAAKLAEGDLGSSSKKKEKENGKVSPSSPHKGKDGRQENGELIDKDDHLYFWFPLLAGLSELSFDPRPEIRKNALELLFETLRNHGHLFSLPLWERVFESVLFPIFDYVRHGIDPAGGDSNEEGIVSDMDELDQDAWLYETCTLALQLVVDLFVNFYNTVHPLLRKVLSLLISFIKRPHQSLAGIGTAAFVRLMSNAGDLFSEEKWLEVGYSLKEAANATLPDFSCVVSGDNMAGTNEHALNSQGNEASAGSDTSQGGSESLKTQHIYASLSEAKCRAAVQLLLIQAVMEIYNMYRTHLSAKNTLVLYEAIHDVASHAHRINIDSPLQSKLQEFSPMIQMQDPPLLRLENEAYQSCLTILQNLILDRPPRYEEVKVESHLVDLCQEVLLFYIETARSGQTSETSPEEQSQWLIPSVSGKRRELASRAPLIVATLQAICSLGDTLFEKNLVQFFPLLSSLISCEHGSNEVQVALSDMLSSSVGPVLLRSC from the exons ATGGCTTCTTCGGAAGCTGATTCCCGCTTGAGCCAAGTGGTAGCCCGGGCCCTCGAGAAGATCATCAAGAACGCTTCATGGCGGAAGCACTCCAAACTCGCTCACCAATGCAAAGCTCTTCTCGAAAGACTCACCTCTCCTTCGGGTTCGCCTCTAGCTTCGCCGGATTCGGAGCCCGAAAACTCGATCCCTGGCCCTCTCCACGACGGCAGCGCAGTGGAGTATTCGCTCTTTGAATCGGAGTTCATTCTGAGCCCTCTGATAAACGCTTGCGCCACCGCTTTCAACAAGATCGTCGACCCAGCCGTCGATTGCATTCAGAAGTTAATCGCCTATGGCTACCTGCGCGGCGAAGCGGACCCCAGCGGAGGCCCTGAAGCCCAGCTCTTATCCAAATTGATTGAATCCGTCTGTAAATGTCACGATTTAAGCGACGATGCTATTGAATTACTGGTTTTGAAAACGCTTTTATCTGCGGTAACTTCCGTCTCACTGCGAATCCACGGTGACTGTTTGTTGCAAATTGTGAGAACTTGTTATGATATTTACTTAGGGAGTAAGAATGTGGTAAATCAGACAACGGCCAAAGCTTCTTTGGTTCAAATGTTGGTGATTGTTTTTAGGAGAATGGAGGCTGATTCATCAGCGGTCCCAGTGCAGCCGATAGTAGTGGCTGAGTTGATGGAACCAATTGAGAAATCCGATGCTGATGGATCAATGACTCAGTTTGTTCAAGGgtttataactaaaattatgCAGGACATTGATGGAGTGTTGAATCCAGTGACACCTAGTAGGGTTTCTTTAGGTGGCCACGATGGTGCTTTTGAAACTACAGCTGTTGAAACCACAAATCCGGCTGATTTGCTGGATTCTACTGATAAGGATATGTTGGATGCAAAATATTGGGAGATTAGTATGTATAAGACAGCATTAGAAGGAAGGAAAGGGGAGCTGGCAGATGGTGAAGCGGACAGAGATGAAGATTTGGAGATTCAGATTGGGAATAAGTTTAAGAGGGATGCATTTTTGGTGTTTAGAGCACTTTGCAAGTTGTCAATGAAGACACCTCCTAAAGAGGCCTTGGCAGATCCGCTGCTGATGAGAGGGAAGATTGTGGCGCTTGAGTTGTTGAAGATTTTGTTAGAGAATTCTGGAACTGTTTTTAGAACAAGTGAAAG GTTTTTAGGTGCCATAAAGCAATACTTGTGTCTATCCCTATTAAAGAACAGTGCTTCAACTCTTATGATTGTATTCCAGCTTTCTTGCTCCATTTTCATTAGTCTGGTCTCAAGGTTTCGAGCTGGCCTGAAAGCCGAGATTGGAGTCTTTTTTCCTATGATTGTTCTCAGGGTCTTGGAAAATGTTGCTCAACCAAATTTTCAGCAAAAGATGATAGTTCTTCGTTTTCTGGACAAGCTTTGTCTTGATTCACAGACCTTGGTAGATATCTTTATCAACTATGATTGTGATGTCAATTCGTCAAACATATTTGAAAG AATGGTCAATGGACTTCTGAAAACAGCTCAAGGTGTTCCTCCTGGTGTAGCTACAACACTATTGCCACCCCAGGAAGCAACCATGAAACTTGAAGCTATGAGGTGCTTAGTGGCTATTTTAAGATCAATGGGAGACTGGATGAACAAACAGTTACGCATTCCAGATCCTTATTCTAcaaagagatttgaagatgtTGAGAACAGTCCTGAACCTGGAAATGTTCCCATGGCAATTCTGAATGGGGATGAGCCTGCTGAAGGATCAGATTCTCATTCTGAAGCTTCTAATGAAGCTTCTGATGTTTTAACTATTGAGCAACGTCGAGCTTACAAGCTTGAACTTCAg GAAGGTATATCTCTTTTTAATCGGAAACCTaagaaaggaattgaatttCTAATTAAAGCAAATAAGGTTGGTGATTCCCCGGAGGAGATAGCTGCTTTTCTTAAGAATGCATCTGATTTGAACAAAACATTAATTGGTGATTATCTTGGAGAAAGGGAAGATTTGTCACTGAAAGTGATGCATGCCTATGTTGACTCTTTTGACTTTCAAGGCATGGAGTTTGATGAGGCAATCCGAGCTTTTCTACAAGGTTTTAGATTGCCTGGTGAGGCACAAAAGATTGACCGAATCATGGAAAAGTTCGCTGAGCGGTACTGCAAATGTAACCCAAAGGCTTTCACCAGTGCTGATACAGCATATGTCCTTGCTTACTCTGTCATAATGCTCAATACTGATTCTCATAACCCCATGGTGAAGAACAAG ATGTCAGCTGATGATTTCATAAGAAACAATCGTGGCATAGATGATGGAAAAGATTTGCCTGAGGAGTACTTAAGATCATTATTTGAAAGGATATCAAGAAATGAGataaaaatgaaggaaaatgaTTTGTCTCTGCACCAGAAGCAGTCTGTAAACTCTAATAGAATATTAGGTTTGGACAATATCTTGAATATTGTGATACGCAAGCGTGACGAAGACCAGCATATGGAGACCAGTGATGATCTTATCAGGCACATGCAAGAACAATTTAAAGAGAAAGCTCGCAAATCCAA GTCAGTTTATTATGCAGCCACAGATGTAGTGATTCTGAGATTCATGATTGAGGTATGCTGGGCTCCAATGTTGGCTGCCTTCAGTGTGCCTCTTGACCAAAGTGACGATGAAGTAGTGATCACATTGTGCCTTGAAGGCTTCCGCTATGCAATCCATGTTACTGCTGTGATGTCCATGAAGACTCATAGAGATGCATTTGTGACTTCATTAGCCAAGTTTACTTCACTGCATTCTCCTGCAGATATCaaacagaaaaatatatatgcaatCAAG GCAATAGTTACAATTGCAGATGAAGATGGAAATTATTTACGAGAAGCCTGGGAGCATATTTTGACTTGTGTATCCAGGTTTGAGCATTTGCATCTCTTGGGAGAGGGTGCTCCTCCAGATGCTACTTTTTTTGCCTTCCCACAGGATGAGTCAGAAAAATCGAAGCAAGCTAAGTCAACTAACCTTcctgttttaaataaaaagggaCCAGGAAAAATTCAGTACGCTGCTGCTTCTGTGATGAGGGGTTCATATGATGGTGCTGGTATTGGAGGTAATTCGGCTGGGGCGGTCACATCTGAACAGGTggacaatttagtctctaatctCAACATGTTGGAACAAGTTGGAAGTTCTGAAATGAATCGTATATTTACACGTAGTCAAAAGTTGAACAGTGAGGCTATCATAGACTTTGTTAAGGCTCTGTGCAAGGTGTCCATGGAGGAATTGCGATCTACATCTGATCCTCGGGTTTTTAGCCTTACAAAGATTGTTGAGATTGC GCACTATAACATGAACCGGATCAGGCTTGTATGGTCAAGCATCTGGCATGTGCTCTCCAATTTCTTTGTGACCATTGGATGTTCTGAAAACCTGTCAATTGCAATTTTTGCAATGGATTCTTTACGGCAACTATCAATGAAATTTTTGGAGCGAGAAGAGTTGGCTAATTACAATTTTCAGAATGAATTTATGAAGCCTTTTGTTATTGTTATGCGCAAGAGCAGTGCTGTTGAAATCCGAGAATTAATCATCAGATGTGTCTCACAGATGGTATTATCTCGTGTCAATAATGTCAAATCAGGGTGGAAGAGCATGTTCATG GTTTTCGCTACTGCAGCTTATGACAACCACAAAAACATTGTACTGTTGGCCTTTGAAATAATGGAAAAGATCATTCGAGACTATTTCCCATACATAACCGAAACTGAAACAACAACCTTCACCGATTGTGTGAATTGCCTAGTTGCTTTCACCAATAGTAGATACAACAAAGATATCAGTCTCAATGCAATCGCTTTTCTACGTTTCTGTGCTGCGAAACTTGCAGAAGGGGATCTTGGCTCCTcatcaaagaaaaaggaaaaggaaaatgggaAGGTTTCTCCATCTTCACCTCACAAGGGAAAAGATGGAAGACAAGAAAATGGAGAGCTCATAGATAAGGATGATCATCTCTACTTCTGGTTCCCATTGTTGGCTG gtttATCAGAACTTAGTTTTGACCCTAGGCCAGAAATTAGGAAGAATGCTTTAGAACTGTTGTTTGAAACTTTGCGCAACCATGGTCACCTCTTCTCATTGCCTTTGTGGGAAAGGGTGTTTGAATCTGTCCTTTTTCCGATATTTGACTATGTGCGTCATGGTATTGATCCAGCGGGTGGTGACTCAAATGAGGAGGGAATTGTTAGTGACATGGATGAACTTGATCAAGATGCATGGCTCTATGAGACATGTACATTGGCACTCCAATTAGTTGTAGATCTTTTTGTGAACTTTTATAATACCGTCCATCCACTTTTGAGGAAGGTTCTCTCTTTACTCATAAGTTTTATCAAGCGTCCCCACCAAAGCCTAGCCGGTATTGGAACTGCTGCATTTGTACGTTTGATGAGCAATGCAGGAGATCTTTTTTCTGAGGAGAAGTGGCTGGAAGTAGGTTATTCATTAAAAGAAGCAGCTAATGCAACACTTCCTGATTTTTCTTGCGTTGTTAGTGGGGATAATATGGCTGGAACCAATGAGCATGCTTTGAATAGCCAAGGTAATGAGGCTTCTGCTGGTTCTGACACATCTCAGGGCGGTTCAGAGAGCCTGAAAACACAGCATATTTATGCTTCTTTATCAGAAGCAAAATGCCGAGCTGCTGTTCAGCTATTATTGATTCAG GCGGTGATGGAAATCTACAACATGTATCGAACTCATCTTTCAGCTAAGAACACCTTAGTCCTCTATGAAGCAATACATGATGTGGCTTCCCATGCTCACAGGATCAACATCGATTCTCCGTTACAATCCAAGCTTCAAGAGTTTAGCCCCATGATCCAAATGCAAGATCCTCCCCTATTGCGTCTTGAGAATGAGGCGTATCAGTCTTGCCTTACAATCTTGCAGAATCTGATACTAGATAGGCCTCCAAGGTACGAGGAGGTTAAAGTAGAGTCCCATCTTGTTGATCTTTGCCAGGAGGTATTACTGTTTTATATAGAAACTGCACGGTCTGGGCAGACTTCTGAAACATCTCCCGAGGAGCAAAGCCAGTGGTTGATTCCTTCAGTTTCTGGGAAACGGAGAGAATTGGCTTCCCGTGCACCACTGATTGTGGCGACTCTCCAGGCCATTTGTAGTTTGGGAGACACCTTGTTCGAGAAGAACTTGGTTCAATTCTTCCCACTTCTTTCGAGCTTGATAAGTTGTGAGCATGGTTCAAATGAGGTCCAGGTAGCTCTTAGCGATATGCTTAGCTCCTCTGTGGGCCCTGTTTTACTGCGATCCTGTTGA